The window TACTATCGTAGTTGAAGTGATTGGTTTCTTGAAAATTAGAGTAGATTTGGGTTAAAACTGAATTGAGGGGTTTACGCTATGGGTAAGGAGAGATATTGGTATGTTAAGGATCATACATCGGATTTTATAATAGAAGGTAAGGGGTCAACCATTGAGAGTGCATTTGAAGCTATTGCTATTGCTTTACAGAGTGTTATTGTTGATATAAATTCGATAGTTGGAAAGATTGTAGTAGGAAGTGTAGTTAGATCCAGTAGAGGATATGAAGAGCTTTTGTTTGAATTCTTAAGTTACCTTGTCTACATAAAAGACGTAGAGAAATTTGTTTTCAAGGATATCAATGTTAAAATCCATAATTTGGATAATGAGAATATCATTTTGGAATTTGAAGCTTTAGGTGATAGAATTGATGTAAATAGTCATGTTGTTCTTACTGATGTTAAAGGAGTAACTTATAGTCAACTTGCAGTTTTTAAGGAGAGAGATTATTATATTTGTAGATGTGTTGTTGATGTATAGGAGATTTAGTAGTTTATGAAACACTATGAGTTTAAAATAGGAATAGTTGTAGTTTTAGGATTGTTACTGATAGTACTTGGTTTGTATTTAACTAATACCTTGCCATTTTTAGCGCAGGGATACAGGATTTATGTTGAACTATCTTATGGTGCTAATATCCCGTTAGGTGCTAGTGTCAAACTTGCCGGTGGTATCAAAGTTGGTAGAGTTGAAAATGTTAGTGAAAACCCTGATGGAGGAGGTATTGTACTTACTCTATTCATAGAAAGTAGATATAAGATAAATAGAGATGCTTTGTTTGTGATTAAATCAACGTCATTGGTTGGAGAAAAGTATGTGGACATAATGAACTATACAGGTGTTGAACCTTTTCTGAAGGATGGAGATGTAGTGAAAGGCTCTGAGGAAGTATCGATCAATGAGGCTATATCTGATGTTTTTGAGTTTATAAAGAAGATAGTTGGTAAAATAGAATCAACACCAGACTTACCTGGAAGCATAGATAAGATAGTTTTGATAGTAGCGTACCTGGAAGGTATAATACGAGAAGTTTACAACAATAGAGAACAAATTTCCACTAGCATCAAAAATGTATCTGAGTTTTCTGACCAATTGAAGAGAACTACTCAAGAAATTGTCCAACTGATTAACTACCTTAATCAGGTTGGTAATAATCTGAATAAAGTTGATATTTCTAAACTAAATAAAACAATAGATAACCTTAATGATTCTATAAATCAGATAACAAAGGTTATTACTAACACTAATACTGTTATAGGGGTACTTACGGATGAGGAAGTTGCAAAAAGTTTGAGAAGGACTATAAGAAACCTTGAGATGTTTTCGAAGAAAATATCAGATAATCCTTCAACTTTGATAAACATATTTAAGTAAATTTTGGTGATATTCAATTAATTCTTTATAAGATAGTTGTTTGTATTTGTTGTCTGTTTGTTTTTACTAAAGGCTAAGTTAGTTAGAGTAGTAAGATATTATGTCTATCATGCTATCTAATATCTCAACAGATTTTTTTATCAATTCAATTAATGATTTATTGTATATACCTTTTATGGTTTTTATGTTTAGTATGTATTCTGGTTTTAATGATGAATGGTCATTTAATACTAGTTTTAAAAATTTAACTAGTTGAGATAGATTATCATTGTATTTTATTACTATACTTCCTGCTAAGTTGTTTATTGCTGATATCCTTTGCTGTAGTAGTTTCTTTGATTGTTCTGATTTTAGTGATGAAGGTTTTTCTAGATAGTTTATTATTGCATTATAATGTTCACCACCGTAGGATGTTTGTTTTATGAAGTTGGATATATCTTTTTCGCTTTCTTCTATAGATTGGAATATCATTGATAGGGTTGTTTTGAAGTATTTCTCTTTGAATATTCCATTTACTATTATATCATTTATTCCTTCTTTAAAGGATATACGCCAGTGGTAGTAGTGAAAAGCGTATATAATTTCAAATGCTGTTGCGTATGAAAAGTAGTTTAGGTTGTGTTGTACTAGAATATCATTGTTTTC of the Brevinematales bacterium genome contains:
- a CDS encoding archease gives rise to the protein MGKERYWYVKDHTSDFIIEGKGSTIESAFEAIAIALQSVIVDINSIVGKIVVGSVVRSSRGYEELLFEFLSYLVYIKDVEKFVFKDINVKIHNLDNENIILEFEALGDRIDVNSHVVLTDVKGVTYSQLAVFKERDYYICRCVVDV
- a CDS encoding MlaD family protein; protein product: MKHYEFKIGIVVVLGLLLIVLGLYLTNTLPFLAQGYRIYVELSYGANIPLGASVKLAGGIKVGRVENVSENPDGGGIVLTLFIESRYKINRDALFVIKSTSLVGEKYVDIMNYTGVEPFLKDGDVVKGSEEVSINEAISDVFEFIKKIVGKIESTPDLPGSIDKIVLIVAYLEGIIREVYNNREQISTSIKNVSEFSDQLKRTTQEIVQLINYLNQVGNNLNKVDISKLNKTIDNLNDSINQITKVITNTNTVIGVLTDEEVAKSLRRTIRNLEMFSKKISDNPSTLINIFK